One stretch of Amycolatopsis tolypomycina DNA includes these proteins:
- a CDS encoding NAD(P)H-binding protein, translating into MTILVTGATGNVGRNVVDLLALAGAEVRATSRNPDALDVPAGVDVRRADLTEPETFAPALRGVEKLFLYTQPSGIEGVLDVAKAAGVRHVVLLSSLAAAGRDPDHWIARWHLGEEQAIERSGLAWTFVRPGAFAANSLQWAEFVKKGEPVPILYAHSYLSSIHERDIAEVSTTALLQDGHAGAKYHITGGESLTQAEQLALIGRAIGRELEFADLTGDAARADFRARIGGRFEELVEEGTVGRGDASSIIETRIRYYEEALDGPEEIDPTVEKVLGKPPRSFAEWAEDHKADFTD; encoded by the coding sequence ATGACGATCCTGGTGACCGGTGCGACCGGCAACGTCGGCCGAAACGTCGTAGACCTGTTGGCACTGGCGGGTGCCGAGGTCCGCGCGACCTCGCGCAACCCGGACGCGCTCGACGTGCCGGCGGGCGTCGACGTCCGCCGTGCGGACCTGACCGAGCCGGAGACGTTCGCGCCGGCCTTGCGGGGCGTGGAAAAACTCTTCCTGTACACCCAGCCGTCCGGCATCGAAGGCGTGCTGGACGTCGCGAAGGCCGCCGGGGTCCGGCACGTCGTCCTGCTGTCTTCGCTGGCCGCCGCCGGGCGCGATCCGGACCACTGGATCGCCCGCTGGCACCTGGGCGAAGAGCAGGCGATCGAGCGGTCCGGGCTGGCCTGGACGTTCGTGCGGCCGGGGGCGTTCGCCGCGAACTCCCTGCAGTGGGCCGAGTTCGTCAAGAAGGGCGAGCCGGTGCCGATCCTCTACGCCCACTCCTACCTGTCCTCGATCCACGAACGCGACATCGCCGAGGTGAGCACCACCGCGCTGCTGCAGGACGGCCACGCCGGGGCGAAGTACCACATCACCGGTGGCGAAAGCCTCACCCAGGCCGAGCAGCTCGCGCTCATCGGCCGGGCGATCGGCCGCGAGCTGGAGTTCGCCGACCTCACGGGCGACGCCGCCCGAGCCGATTTCCGGGCCCGGATCGGCGGCCGCTTCGAGGAACTGGTCGAGGAGGGGACGGTCGGCCGCGGGGACGCGTCGAGCATCATCGAGACGCGGATCCGCTACTACGAAGAAGCTCTCGACGGGCCCGAGGAAATCGACCCCACCGTCGAAAAAGTCCTGGGCAAGCCGCCGCGCAGCTTCGCCGAGTGGGCCGAAGACCACAAGGCGGACTTCACGGACTAG